Proteins found in one Nerophis ophidion isolate RoL-2023_Sa linkage group LG21, RoL_Noph_v1.0, whole genome shotgun sequence genomic segment:
- the LOC133539578 gene encoding claudin-7-like: MVNTGLQLISFTCAVTGWIMAIAATALPQWKVSAFIGGNILTSEMKWEGIWMSCVYQTTGHMQCKTYDSMLALPPDVQAARALMCVAIFLGWLSCTVSCCGMKCTTCAGDDRQAKAGIALAGGILFVVTGLCVLVPVSWTAHTVVQDFYNPNVPSMHKRELGQAIFLGWAAAVILMIGGAVLSSTCPLAKRRGGYRRGYVGRSFANSPTSAPNLPKTITPSSLPLKEYV; encoded by the coding sequence ATGGTGAACACGGGGCTGCAGCTGATCAGCTTCACCTGCGCCGTGACGGGCTGGATCATGGCCATCGCGGCGACCGCCCTGCCGCAGTGGAAGGTGTCGGCCTTCATCGGCGGCAACATCTTGACGTCGGAGATGAAGTGGGAGGGCATCTGGATGAGCTGCGTGTACCAGACCACGGGCCACATGCAGTGCAAGACCTACGACTCCATGCTGGCCTTGCCCCCCGACGTCCAGGCGGCGCGCGCCCTCATGTGCGTGGCCATCTTCCTGGGCTGGCTCTCCTGCACCGTGTCCTGCTGCGGCATGAAGTGCACCACCTGCGCCGGCGACGACCGCCAGGCCAAGGCGGGCATCGCCCTGGCCGGCGGCATCCTTTTCGTGGTGACGGGGCTGTGCGTGCTGGTGCCCGTGTCCTGGACGGCGCACACCGTGGTGCAGGATTTCTACAACCCCAACGTGCCTTCCATGCACAAGCGAGAGCTGGGTCAGGCCATTTTCCTGGGCTGGGCCGCCGCCGTCATTCTGATGATCGGCGGGGCGGTGCTGAGCAGCACCTGTCCCCTCGCCAAGAGGCGGGGCGGGTACCGCCGGGGCTACGTGGGCCGCAGCTTTGCCAATTCCCCCACTTCTGCTCCCAATTTACCCAAAACCATCACGCCCAGCAGCCTGCCGCTTAAAGAGTacgtctag
- the LOC133539579 gene encoding AFG2-interacting ribosome maturation factor-like — protein MSKPALLSLHQVLRRSFRSVASSQEVWRSVLAECGPLLSSLDNLAEQTRALCGLHVSHTPLADIPDLEELLRFKLLQAMDTVLCQLYEKLASLQSVRDTISNQVTTAVQVYEQNADSLDLVTVTQRSAVIPSVADMLEWLQDAGRHYQQQFLRRKTLLHTLSTDDLSLLESSTKRWKEMDAPNQEDHIQDILCKVSFFMESD, from the exons ATGTCGAAACCGGCACTTTTAAGCCTCCATCAAGTACTGAGGAGGAGCTTCCGCAGCGTGGCAAGCAGCCAAGAAGTATGGAGGAGCGTGCTGGCCGAGTGCGGCCCTCTGCTGTCTTCCCTGGACAACCTGGCCGAGCAGACCCGCGCACTGTGCGGCCTCCACGTCTCCCACACGCCGCTAGCAGACATCCCGGACCTGGAGGAGCTGCTGCGTTTCAAGCTGCTGCAAGCCATGGACACTGTGCTGTGTCAACTCTACGAGAAGTT GGCTTCGCTCCAGTCGGTGAGAGACACCATCAGCAACCAGGTTACGACGGCGGTCCAAGTGTACGAGCAGAACGCCGACAGTCTCGATCTGGTCACCGTGACCCAGCGCTCGGCGGTCATCCCGTCAGTGGCCGACATGCTGGAGTGGCTGCAGGATGCTGGACGTCACTATCAACAGCA GTTCTTGAGAAGGAAGACTCTCCTGCACACGCTCAGTACAGACGACCTCTCCCTGCTGGAATCTTCTACCAAAAGATGGAAAGAGATGGACGCTCCCAATCAAGAGGATCACATCCAAG ATATACTCTGCAAAGTGTCCTTCTTCATGGAGTCTGACTAG